The Ochrobactrum sp. BTU1 region CGTTGAAGCTCGCATCCTGACCGCGCACGTCAATCTGCACCGTTGCTCCGGGCTGAACGCCTGCTTCTTCAAGCAATTTCTTAGCCTGTTCAGGATCATAAGGCAGCGGCTTCATATTTGAATCGAAACCAAACGACAGTGAACCCTGGAAGCTTGCGATCGCTTCAGCCTGCCCGGCAAGGATCGATTGGATGATCGCATCGCGATCCACAGCCATAATCAACGCCTTGCGAACTCGTTCGTCCTTGGTAATGCCATCTACGGTGTTGAAACGCAGTGCATAAACTGTAGGTCCAGAGGCTGTGACTAGTTCAAGCTTTGGATCGCCTTCGATCGTCGGGATCATTCCGATTGGGATAGTTGGCGGAATGACCAGATCAACGCGACCAGCTTGAAGCTCGGCTACAGCTGTCGAAGGCTCAGTAATGAAGCGATATTCAAGTTCCGAAAGCTTCGGAGCACCACCCCAATGGTCAGCAAACGCTTCCAGCTTGATGTTGACCTTTGGCTCATAGGATACAAACTTAAACGGGCCAGTACCGACTGGATGTGTGTTGAAATAATCATCACCCTTCTCGGTGATGTATTTGGGTGGAACAATCATCGCGCCGTAACCAGCAAGCTTGCTGATCAACACTGGATCTGGCGTCTTGAGGTGAAAATCGACGGTCTTTTCGTCGATGATCTCGACCTTTTCGATTGCGATATAGTTGGAACGCTGCGGACCTTTCGCGCCTTCCTCACCAAGCAAACGATCAAAAGTGAACTTCACCGCTTCAGCATTGAATGGCTCGCCATCGTGAAACTTCACACCTTCACGCAAATTGAAGCGGATACGCTTGCCTTCGTCGAGTTCTTCCCACGACGTTGCCAGACCCGGTACGATTTTCAGATCAGGACCACGATAGACAAGACCGTCAAAAATATTGGTTGCGACCGACGCCCAGTTGACGAGGAACGTATCAATTGGGTCCCAGCTGCCCGGGTCCTGCGGCGACGAAACGGTGAGCTTGCCTGCGGCGAAAGCTGGTGCCGTTGCGATCACAGCTGCTGACAGGACAGAAGTCAGAAGAGCAGCTTTCAGTGCTTTCCTTATCATTATTTTCCCCTTTGGGTTTAGTTGAAGCATTTCCAGCAAAAGTTTGAAGCGGTTTTGCGTTGAATAATGCGATAAAAAAGCAGCCATATCTCAGGCGCTTTCGGCGACGAAATGGCCCGATGAAACCTCGCGGTGATTGTAGATCGTCGGTTTGTCGTCGATCCGGCGCGTCGTGCTTGGAATTTCTCCTTCAAGCGCTGCGCGTTCGGTCCGTGCCGAAGGATCGGCAACCGGCACAGCTGAAAGCAGGCGTTGCGTATAAGGATGCGTCGGCGTTTCAAAAATCTGACGACGTGAGCCAAGCTCCATAATCTGTCCAAGATAGAGCACAGCAACGCGATGGCTCATCTTTTCAACCACGGCCATGTCATGGCTGATGAAGAGATAAGCCAACCCATGTTCTTTCTGCAGATCCATAAACAGGTTGATAACCTGCGCCTGAATGGAAACATCGAGCGCCGAAAGCGCTTCATCAGCGATGATAAGCTTAGGCTTTGAAGCAAGCGCACGCGCAATACAGATGCGCTGACGCTGACCGCCGGAAAATTCGTGCGGATAGCGCGAAGCGTGTTCCGGACCAAGGCCAACGCGTTCCAGTAGTTCCGCCACGCGCGCATTGATCTCCTTGTTGTTGTCAAGAAGGCCGTGGGTGCGGATCGGCTCTGCAATCGAGAAGCCAACAGTTTTGCGCGGATCGAGCGAGGCAAACGGATCCTGAAAGATATATTGCACTTCGCGGCGCATCTTATAGCGCTCCGAGGAACTCATCTGCGAATAGGCTTTGCCATTAAAGCGGATATCACCGGAAAGCGGCGACTGGAGTTGCTGGATCGTGCGGCCGATGGTCGACTTGCCTGAACCGGATTCACCGACAAGTGCCAGGGTCTCACCCGGATAGATGTCGAAAGCAACCTTCGAGACCGCATTGCAAACATGGGTGACTTTGCCCAACATGTTCTTCTTGATCGGAAAGCGCACGTAAAGATCATCCACAGCAAGAAGCGGCTTGTCGCTATACCGTGCCGTGTCCTGAATACGCTCTTCACCCGACAGAACAGGTACGCCATCGCGCATCACCATGACCGGCATACGCTTCGGGAACGCTTCGCCCGTCATGCTGCCAAGTTTCGGAACTGCCGACAAAAGTGTCTGTGTATATGGATGCTTTGGCGCGTCGAAGATGCGGCCAACCGGACCTTCTTCAACCTTTTTGCCCTTCCACATGACGACAACGTCATCCGCCATTTCAGCCACCACGCCCATATCGTGCGTGATGAAAATGACAGCCATTTCAAGCTCTCTCTGCAAATCTTTGATGATATGCAGAATCTGCGCCTGAATGGTCACATCAAGTGCGGTGGTCGGTTCATCAGCGATAAGCAGCTTCGGACGGCAAGCAAGTGCCATCGCGATCATCACACGCTGGCGCATACCGCCAGAAAGCTGGTGAGGATAACGCTTGAGAAGCCCTTCAGCATCTGGCAGGCGCACCATTTCCAGCAGCCGCTTGCCTTCAGCCAGAGCAGCACTCTTCGCCATGCCTTCATGCAGCATCAACACTTCAGATATCTGGTTGCCAATGGTGAAGACCGGGTTGAGCGATGTCATCGGCTCCTGAAAGATCATCGCAATGTCTTTGCCGCGAATGCCACGCATTGCTTTCTGATCGGCTTTCAGCAGATCGCGTTCACCGTCAGGACCATTGAAAAGAATACTCCCCTTGGGGAATTTCGCGCCGCTCATATCGGCAAGGCGCATGATCGAAAGCGACGTAATCGACTTACCCGACCCTGATTCACCAACGACAGCCAGCGTTCGGCCAGGAGCAACCGAAAAACTTAAATCATCGACGACCCGACTGGCGCCGAATTCAACACTGAGGCCCTCGACCGTCAGCAGAGGTTTTGAAACAGATAAGTTCAACTCGGTTCCGTTCAAACTTGTAACTCTCTTATAACGTGATGGCAGACCGGGTGGCCTGATTGAAGGCACCCGACATGAAGCGCAATAAGGCGGCTACTTCAGATAGGGTTTCTTCAGACGGCCGTGCATTCGCAGTGGACTCAACCAGAAGGCGTTCGCGAATCTGCGCATAGCGAGCACACGCTTCAGCGCCCTTCTCCGTTATTTTGACCGTCTTTTCCTTGGATGCCTTACCGGTGGTAAGCAGGCCCGCTTTCTCAAGCTTGCGGATCGCATAGGTTGCAATATGTGTGTCTTCGATATCGAGCACGAGACAGATATCGGCCAGCTTCTTCTCGCGTCCGCGATGACGGATTGAATGCAGGATCAAAACTTCAATCGGAGAAAGCCCCGGCAGATCGGCAGCTGCCATGCAGCGAACCATCCAGCGAGAGAATGCGTGCGAAGCCAGAATGAGGCCGTATTCGACCTCTGACATGCCAGGCGAGCCGCCTTCTGCAAGGTGCGCAGACGAAACAATCGGCCCTAGAGAAGCAACAGAGCGTAGATGCTTTGGAAGAGAAACTTCATCGAAGCTCTGTTCTAGCATCTCTATGGGCGTTTCCGCCAT contains the following coding sequences:
- a CDS encoding ABC transporter ATP-binding protein is translated as MNGTELNLSVSKPLLTVEGLSVEFGASRVVDDLSFSVAPGRTLAVVGESGSGKSITSLSIMRLADMSGAKFPKGSILFNGPDGERDLLKADQKAMRGIRGKDIAMIFQEPMTSLNPVFTIGNQISEVLMLHEGMAKSAALAEGKRLLEMVRLPDAEGLLKRYPHQLSGGMRQRVMIAMALACRPKLLIADEPTTALDVTIQAQILHIIKDLQRELEMAVIFITHDMGVVAEMADDVVVMWKGKKVEEGPVGRIFDAPKHPYTQTLLSAVPKLGSMTGEAFPKRMPVMVMRDGVPVLSGEERIQDTARYSDKPLLAVDDLYVRFPIKKNMLGKVTHVCNAVSKVAFDIYPGETLALVGESGSGKSTIGRTIQQLQSPLSGDIRFNGKAYSQMSSSERYKMRREVQYIFQDPFASLDPRKTVGFSIAEPIRTHGLLDNNKEINARVAELLERVGLGPEHASRYPHEFSGGQRQRICIARALASKPKLIIADEALSALDVSIQAQVINLFMDLQKEHGLAYLFISHDMAVVEKMSHRVAVLYLGQIMELGSRRQIFETPTHPYTQRLLSAVPVADPSARTERAALEGEIPSTTRRIDDKPTIYNHREVSSGHFVAESA
- a CDS encoding winged helix DNA-binding protein, with translation MAETPIEMLEQSFDEVSLPKHLRSVASLGPIVSSAHLAEGGSPGMSEVEYGLILASHAFSRWMVRCMAAADLPGLSPIEVLILHSIRHRGREKKLADICLVLDIEDTHIATYAIRKLEKAGLLTTGKASKEKTVKITEKGAEACARYAQIRERLLVESTANARPSEETLSEVAALLRFMSGAFNQATRSAITL
- a CDS encoding ABC transporter substrate-binding protein, which gives rise to MIRKALKAALLTSVLSAAVIATAPAFAAGKLTVSSPQDPGSWDPIDTFLVNWASVATNIFDGLVYRGPDLKIVPGLATSWEELDEGKRIRFNLREGVKFHDGEPFNAEAVKFTFDRLLGEEGAKGPQRSNYIAIEKVEIIDEKTVDFHLKTPDPVLISKLAGYGAMIVPPKYITEKGDDYFNTHPVGTGPFKFVSYEPKVNIKLEAFADHWGGAPKLSELEYRFITEPSTAVAELQAGRVDLVIPPTIPIGMIPTIEGDPKLELVTASGPTVYALRFNTVDGITKDERVRKALIMAVDRDAIIQSILAGQAEAIASFQGSLSFGFDSNMKPLPYDPEQAKKLLEEAGVQPGATVQIDVRGQDASFNEVAQAVASFLQMVGVNATIKPYDTNVLLNDIIPQGKTGAMFQQAWGGWTFDYDNTAYSMYHSGEKWNPYDKDEKLDKMLEAQRSVLDRGEREKLLQEIAHYAAERALEMPLYNLKAIFGVNKRVKNFVPVPDSRLRLTDVTVD